The following are encoded together in the Conger conger chromosome 11, fConCon1.1, whole genome shotgun sequence genome:
- the LOC133139925 gene encoding tight junction protein ZO-2-like isoform X3 — protein sequence MIDRTPPCSSWYILKSSGMEETVWEQYTVTLQRDAKMGFGIAVSGGRDNPNVDNGETSIIVSDVLPGGPADGLLFENDRVVLVNAIPMDNVPHSFAVQQLRKCGKVAKITVKRPRKVVVQSLKRSVSQDEEEQVTSEYDDYDRRSAHSGSHHGDPGWNGGLGYPRERDRSLEKSGYLNPRDRDRDYDRDHDRDYERDRDYGRARGRSRDRDLSPEEDYPRRDGSRGRALDRQPSPERRYRGDSSRGRSPARDLSPARGSYGREPSYERRKYEHRPEPRPEPRPDPRLDDRGTRSHSRDRLQDRSPSPDRRTRDRDIDHEPLEKPVNVLLVKNRPNEEYGLRLGSQIFIKEMTSTGLAAKDGNLQEGDIILKINGTVTENLSLSDAGKLIEKSRGKLQLVVQRDRRQILIRIPPLADSDSEPEDLSEIESYHSYSPPEDRRSHHSDLSSHSSNERIRDKPRDGPASGLAKLVAVPPTFRAPDDHHSGQNEREEPRAEEPPAAVNATPKILLRPSPEDEEIYGPSTVMVSFQKGESVGLRLAGGNDVGIFIAGVQDGSPAEEEGLCTGDQIMKVNNVDFRGIVREEAVLFLLEIPKGDEVTILAQSKSDVYKDILTSGRGDSFFMRTHFEYDKETPQSLAFSRGEIFKVVDTLYDGKLGNWLAVRVGKDNQLLEKGIIPNKSRADQMANVQNSHKGAGTDRADFWRLRGQRAAKKKDLRKDLSAAPVSTRFPAYERVVLREAGFRRPVVLFGPIADAANEKLAADLPEEFVIAKTEPKDAGSEKSSGVVRLNTIRQIIEQDKHALLDVTPKAVDTLNYTQWYPIVIFFSPDSKQGVKAMRQRVLPGSNRSARKLYDQALKLRKSCSHLFTASIELNSANDAWYGSVKELIREQQAQAVWVSEGKLGSTEADLDLHDDRMSYLSAMSADYLSMDSRLASDYDDTADEGGACTDNELEETGEEPHVSAISRSSEPVLAEEILRRPSPDHRARIRNVGSRDGPPEPSPPPSFVPDPPKVKVASRDEAFRAGAQYDHSRGYDSHSSSPTSSSHPRSQDSYGSKPPPPPVALKPSYASRPRPASETPPPEQSLPPEPSPDDPSQRSFLGKVKAFERMDYFARAQRMLELQEAQNARMEIAQKHPDIYAVPVKLQKPDLNRPQPIGSSSRPEPQTPPSKMAYSENRPYYHSEEEEENYRRQLMDQTKRGYYTSPQKYQDTEL from the exons gacGCAAAGATGGGGTTTGGAATCGCTGTGTCGGGGGGGCGAGACAACCCCAACGTAGACAACGGAGAGACGTCGATCATCGTGTCAGACGTGCTCCCGGGAGGCCCGGCCGACGGACTGCTCTT TGAAAATGACCGGGTTGTGCTGGTCAATGCCATCCCCATGGACAACGTGCCTCACTCCTTTGCCGTTCAGCAGCTGAGGAAATGTGGAAAAGTAGCGAAGatt ACCGTGAAGAGGCCGCGGAAGGTCGTGGTCCAGTCCCTGAAGCGGTCGGTGTCGCAGGACGAGGAGGAGCAGGTGACCAGCGAGTACGACGACTACGACCGGCGGAGCGCTCACAGCGGCAGTCACCACGGCGACCCCGGCTGGAACGGGGGGCTGGGCTACCCCCGGGAGCGCGACCGCAGCCTGGAGAAGAGCGGCTACCTGAACCCGCGCGACCGCGACCGCGACTACGACCGCGACCACGACCGCGACTACGAGCGGGACCGTGACTACGGGCGCGCCCGGGGCAGGAGCCGGGACCGGGACCTCAGCCCCGAGGAGGACTACCCGCGGCGGGATGGCAGCAGGGGCCGGGCCCTGGACCGCCAGCCCAGCCCCGAGCGCCGTTACCGCGGCGACAGCAGCCGGGGGCGAAGCCCCGCCCGCGACCTCAGCCCCGCCCGCGGCAGCTACGGCCGGGAGCCCAGCTACGAGCGCCGCAAATACGAGCACCGGCCCGAACCACGCCCAGAACCGCGCCCCGACCCCCGCCTCGACGACAGGGGGACCAGGAGCCACAGCAGGGACCGTCTGCAGGACCGCTCGCCCTCCCCCGACCGCCGCACACGCGACCGCGACATCGACCACGAGCCGCTGGAGAAGCCCGTCAACGTCCTGCTGGTGAAGAACAGGCCCAACGAAG AGTACGGTCTTCGCCTGGGCAGCCAGATCTTCATCAAAGAGATGACGAGCACGGGCCTGGCTGCCAAGGACGGGAACCTGCAGGAAGGAGACATCATCCTGAAG ATTAACGGCACGGTGACGGAGAACCTGTCCCTGAGCGACGCGGGGAAGCTGATCGAGAAGTCCCGCGGGAAGCTGCAGTTGGTGGTGCAGCGGGACCGCCGGCAGATCCTGATCCGCATCCCGCCGCTCGCCGACAGCGACTCGGAGCCGGAAG ACCTTTCAGAGATCGAGTCGTACCACTCGTACTCCCCTCCCGAGGATCGGCGGTCACACCACTCCGATCTCTCCTCGCACTCGTCCAATGAGAGGATACGGGACAAGCCCAG GGATGGCCCTGCAAGCGGGTTGGCCAAGTTGGTTGCCGTGCCGCCCACCTTCAGAGCCCCTGACGACCACCACTCAGGCCAGAATGAGAGGGAGGAGCCACGTGCAGAGGAGCCACCAg CTGCCGTTAACGCCACCCCGAAAATCCTCCTGCGTCCCAGCCCAGAGGACGAGGAGATATACGG GCCCAGCACGGTGATGGTGAGCTTCCAGAAGGGCGAGAGCGTGGGCCTACGGCTGGCCGGGGGGAACGACGTGGGCATCTTCATCGCCGGCGTGCAGGACGGCAGCCCGGCCGAGGAGGAGGGCCTGTGCACCGGGGACCAGATCATGAAG GTGAACAACGTGGACTTCCGGGGCATTGTGCGAGAGGAGGCAGTCCTGTTCCTGCTGGAGATCCCTAAAGGAGATGAGGTCACTATACTGGCACAGAGCAAGTCTGATG TGTACAAGGACATCCTGACGTCAGGCCGGGGCGACTCGTTCTTCATGCGGACCCACTTTGAGTACGACAAGGAGACGCCCCAGAGCCTGGCCTTCTCCCGGGGGGAGATCTTCAAGGTGGTGGACACCCTGTACGACGGCAAGCTGGGGAACTGGCTGGCCGTACGCGTGGGGAAGGACAACCAGCTCCTGGAGAAGGGCATCATCCCCAACAAGAGCAG ggcggATCAGATGGCCAACGTGCAGAACTCGCACAAGGGCGCGGGGACGGACCGGGCGGATTTCTGGCGGCTGCGGGGGCAGAGAGCGGCGAAGAAGAAGGACCTGAGGAAGGACCTGAGCGCGGCCCCCGTCAGCACGCGCTTCCCCGCCTACGAGAGGGTGGTGCTGCGAGAGG CTGGCTTCAGGAGGCCTGTGGTTCTGTTCGGACCCATCGCAGACGCAGCCAATGAGAAGCTGGCTGCAGATCTCCCTGAGGAGTTTGTGATTGCCA agACGGAGCCTAAAGATGCCGGGTCAGAGAAGTCCTCGGGCGTGGTCAGGCTCAACACCATCAGGCAGATAATCGAGCAG GACAAGCACGCGCTTTTGGACGTGACGCCCAAGGCTGTGGACACGCTGAACTACACGCAGTGGTACCCCATCGTCATCTTCTTCAGCCCTGACAGCAAGCAGGGTGTGAAGGCCATGAGGCAGAGGGTGCTGCCCGGGTCCAACCGCAGCGCCCGCAAGCTGTATGACCAGGCGCTCAAACTGAGGAAGAGCTGCTCGCACCTCTTCACTG cgaGTATTGAGCTGAACTCGGCGAACGACGCGTGGTACGGCAGTGTGAAGGAGCTCATCAGGGAGCAGCAGGCCCAGGCTGTCTGGGTGTCAGAGGGAAAG CTGGGCTCGACTGAGGCCGACCTCGACCTCCACGACGATCGCATGTCCTACCTGTCGGCCATGAGCGCTGACTACCTGAGCATGGACAGCCGGCTCGCCAGCGACTACGACGACACGGCGGACGAGGGCGGGGCCTGCACCGACAACGAGCTGGAGGAGACCGGCGAGGAGCCCCACGTGTCCGCCATCAGCCGGTCCTCCGAGCCCGTCCTGGCCGAGGAG ATTTTGAGAAGGCCCAGCCCAGACCACAGGGCGAGAATCAGGAACGTGGGGAGCAGGGACGGGCCCCCTGAACCCAGCCCGCCCCCCTCTTTCGTCCCTGACCCTCCCAAG GTGAAGGTGGCGTCCCGGGATGAGGCGTTTCGGGCCGGAGCGCAATACGACCACAGCAGAGGCTACGACTCTCACTCCAGCAGTCCCACCAGCAGCTCCCACCCCCGCAGCCAGGACTCCTACGGCAGCAagcccccgcctccccccgtCGCCCTCAAACCCAGCTACGCGTCCCGCCCCAGGCCCGCCTCTGAGACGCCCCCGCCGGAGCAGAGCCTGCCCCCCGAGCCCAGCCCCGACGACCCCTCACAGAGGTCCTTCCTGGGAAAGGTCAAGGCTTTCGAGAGGATGGACTATTTTGCCCGAGCACAGAGGATGCTGGAACTGCAGGAGGCCCAAAATGCCagg ATGGAGATTGCTCAGAAGCATCCAGACATTTATGCCGTACCTGTGAAACTACAAAAGCCTGACCTCAACCGACCACAGCCAATAGG GTCCAGCTCGAGGCCGGAGCCCCAGACCCCGCCCTCCAAGATGGCGTACTCGGAGAACCGGCCGTACTACCacagcgaggaagaggaggagaactACCGGCGGCAACTGATGGACCAGACCAAGAGGGGCTACTACACCAGCCCGCAGAAATACCAAGACACTGAGCTGTAG
- the LOC133139925 gene encoding tight junction protein ZO-2-like isoform X5, which yields MSSGMEETVWEQYTVTLQRDAKMGFGIAVSGGRDNPNVDNGETSIIVSDVLPGGPADGLLFENDRVVLVNAIPMDNVPHSFAVQQLRKCGKVAKITVKRPRKVVVQSLKRSVSQDEEEQVTSEYDDYDRRSAHSGSHHGDPGWNGGLGYPRERDRSLEKSGYLNPRDRDRDYDRDHDRDYERDRDYGRARGRSRDRDLSPEEDYPRRDGSRGRALDRQPSPERRYRGDSSRGRSPARDLSPARGSYGREPSYERRKYEHRPEPRPEPRPDPRLDDRGTRSHSRDRLQDRSPSPDRRTRDRDIDHEPLEKPVNVLLVKNRPNEEYGLRLGSQIFIKEMTSTGLAAKDGNLQEGDIILKINGTVTENLSLSDAGKLIEKSRGKLQLVVQRDRRQILIRIPPLADSDSEPEDLSEIESYHSYSPPEDRRSHHSDLSSHSSNERIRDKPRDGPASGLAKLVAVPPTFRAPDDHHSGQNEREEPRAEEPPAAVNATPKILLRPSPEDEEIYGPSTVMVSFQKGESVGLRLAGGNDVGIFIAGVQDGSPAEEEGLCTGDQIMKVNNVDFRGIVREEAVLFLLEIPKGDEVTILAQSKSDVYKDILTSGRGDSFFMRTHFEYDKETPQSLAFSRGEIFKVVDTLYDGKLGNWLAVRVGKDNQLLEKGIIPNKSRADQMANVQNSHKGAGTDRADFWRLRGQRAAKKKDLRKDLSAAPVSTRFPAYERVVLREAGFRRPVVLFGPIADAANEKLAADLPEEFVIAKTEPKDAGSEKSSGVVRLNTIRQIIEQDKHALLDVTPKAVDTLNYTQWYPIVIFFSPDSKQGVKAMRQRVLPGSNRSARKLYDQALKLRKSCSHLFTASIELNSANDAWYGSVKELIREQQAQAVWVSEGKLGSTEADLDLHDDRMSYLSAMSADYLSMDSRLASDYDDTADEGGACTDNELEETGEEPHVSAISRSSEPVLAEEILRRPSPDHRARIRNVGSRDGPPEPSPPPSFVPDPPKVKVASRDEAFRAGAQYDHSRGYDSHSSSPTSSSHPRSQDSYGSKPPPPPVALKPSYASRPRPASETPPPEQSLPPEPSPDDPSQRSFLGKVKAFERMDYFARAQRMLELQEAQNARMEIAQKHPDIYAVPVKLQKPDLNRPQPIGSSSRPEPQTPPSKMAYSENRPYYHSEEEEENYRRQLMDQTKRGYYTSPQKYQDTEL from the exons gacGCAAAGATGGGGTTTGGAATCGCTGTGTCGGGGGGGCGAGACAACCCCAACGTAGACAACGGAGAGACGTCGATCATCGTGTCAGACGTGCTCCCGGGAGGCCCGGCCGACGGACTGCTCTT TGAAAATGACCGGGTTGTGCTGGTCAATGCCATCCCCATGGACAACGTGCCTCACTCCTTTGCCGTTCAGCAGCTGAGGAAATGTGGAAAAGTAGCGAAGatt ACCGTGAAGAGGCCGCGGAAGGTCGTGGTCCAGTCCCTGAAGCGGTCGGTGTCGCAGGACGAGGAGGAGCAGGTGACCAGCGAGTACGACGACTACGACCGGCGGAGCGCTCACAGCGGCAGTCACCACGGCGACCCCGGCTGGAACGGGGGGCTGGGCTACCCCCGGGAGCGCGACCGCAGCCTGGAGAAGAGCGGCTACCTGAACCCGCGCGACCGCGACCGCGACTACGACCGCGACCACGACCGCGACTACGAGCGGGACCGTGACTACGGGCGCGCCCGGGGCAGGAGCCGGGACCGGGACCTCAGCCCCGAGGAGGACTACCCGCGGCGGGATGGCAGCAGGGGCCGGGCCCTGGACCGCCAGCCCAGCCCCGAGCGCCGTTACCGCGGCGACAGCAGCCGGGGGCGAAGCCCCGCCCGCGACCTCAGCCCCGCCCGCGGCAGCTACGGCCGGGAGCCCAGCTACGAGCGCCGCAAATACGAGCACCGGCCCGAACCACGCCCAGAACCGCGCCCCGACCCCCGCCTCGACGACAGGGGGACCAGGAGCCACAGCAGGGACCGTCTGCAGGACCGCTCGCCCTCCCCCGACCGCCGCACACGCGACCGCGACATCGACCACGAGCCGCTGGAGAAGCCCGTCAACGTCCTGCTGGTGAAGAACAGGCCCAACGAAG AGTACGGTCTTCGCCTGGGCAGCCAGATCTTCATCAAAGAGATGACGAGCACGGGCCTGGCTGCCAAGGACGGGAACCTGCAGGAAGGAGACATCATCCTGAAG ATTAACGGCACGGTGACGGAGAACCTGTCCCTGAGCGACGCGGGGAAGCTGATCGAGAAGTCCCGCGGGAAGCTGCAGTTGGTGGTGCAGCGGGACCGCCGGCAGATCCTGATCCGCATCCCGCCGCTCGCCGACAGCGACTCGGAGCCGGAAG ACCTTTCAGAGATCGAGTCGTACCACTCGTACTCCCCTCCCGAGGATCGGCGGTCACACCACTCCGATCTCTCCTCGCACTCGTCCAATGAGAGGATACGGGACAAGCCCAG GGATGGCCCTGCAAGCGGGTTGGCCAAGTTGGTTGCCGTGCCGCCCACCTTCAGAGCCCCTGACGACCACCACTCAGGCCAGAATGAGAGGGAGGAGCCACGTGCAGAGGAGCCACCAg CTGCCGTTAACGCCACCCCGAAAATCCTCCTGCGTCCCAGCCCAGAGGACGAGGAGATATACGG GCCCAGCACGGTGATGGTGAGCTTCCAGAAGGGCGAGAGCGTGGGCCTACGGCTGGCCGGGGGGAACGACGTGGGCATCTTCATCGCCGGCGTGCAGGACGGCAGCCCGGCCGAGGAGGAGGGCCTGTGCACCGGGGACCAGATCATGAAG GTGAACAACGTGGACTTCCGGGGCATTGTGCGAGAGGAGGCAGTCCTGTTCCTGCTGGAGATCCCTAAAGGAGATGAGGTCACTATACTGGCACAGAGCAAGTCTGATG TGTACAAGGACATCCTGACGTCAGGCCGGGGCGACTCGTTCTTCATGCGGACCCACTTTGAGTACGACAAGGAGACGCCCCAGAGCCTGGCCTTCTCCCGGGGGGAGATCTTCAAGGTGGTGGACACCCTGTACGACGGCAAGCTGGGGAACTGGCTGGCCGTACGCGTGGGGAAGGACAACCAGCTCCTGGAGAAGGGCATCATCCCCAACAAGAGCAG ggcggATCAGATGGCCAACGTGCAGAACTCGCACAAGGGCGCGGGGACGGACCGGGCGGATTTCTGGCGGCTGCGGGGGCAGAGAGCGGCGAAGAAGAAGGACCTGAGGAAGGACCTGAGCGCGGCCCCCGTCAGCACGCGCTTCCCCGCCTACGAGAGGGTGGTGCTGCGAGAGG CTGGCTTCAGGAGGCCTGTGGTTCTGTTCGGACCCATCGCAGACGCAGCCAATGAGAAGCTGGCTGCAGATCTCCCTGAGGAGTTTGTGATTGCCA agACGGAGCCTAAAGATGCCGGGTCAGAGAAGTCCTCGGGCGTGGTCAGGCTCAACACCATCAGGCAGATAATCGAGCAG GACAAGCACGCGCTTTTGGACGTGACGCCCAAGGCTGTGGACACGCTGAACTACACGCAGTGGTACCCCATCGTCATCTTCTTCAGCCCTGACAGCAAGCAGGGTGTGAAGGCCATGAGGCAGAGGGTGCTGCCCGGGTCCAACCGCAGCGCCCGCAAGCTGTATGACCAGGCGCTCAAACTGAGGAAGAGCTGCTCGCACCTCTTCACTG cgaGTATTGAGCTGAACTCGGCGAACGACGCGTGGTACGGCAGTGTGAAGGAGCTCATCAGGGAGCAGCAGGCCCAGGCTGTCTGGGTGTCAGAGGGAAAG CTGGGCTCGACTGAGGCCGACCTCGACCTCCACGACGATCGCATGTCCTACCTGTCGGCCATGAGCGCTGACTACCTGAGCATGGACAGCCGGCTCGCCAGCGACTACGACGACACGGCGGACGAGGGCGGGGCCTGCACCGACAACGAGCTGGAGGAGACCGGCGAGGAGCCCCACGTGTCCGCCATCAGCCGGTCCTCCGAGCCCGTCCTGGCCGAGGAG ATTTTGAGAAGGCCCAGCCCAGACCACAGGGCGAGAATCAGGAACGTGGGGAGCAGGGACGGGCCCCCTGAACCCAGCCCGCCCCCCTCTTTCGTCCCTGACCCTCCCAAG GTGAAGGTGGCGTCCCGGGATGAGGCGTTTCGGGCCGGAGCGCAATACGACCACAGCAGAGGCTACGACTCTCACTCCAGCAGTCCCACCAGCAGCTCCCACCCCCGCAGCCAGGACTCCTACGGCAGCAagcccccgcctccccccgtCGCCCTCAAACCCAGCTACGCGTCCCGCCCCAGGCCCGCCTCTGAGACGCCCCCGCCGGAGCAGAGCCTGCCCCCCGAGCCCAGCCCCGACGACCCCTCACAGAGGTCCTTCCTGGGAAAGGTCAAGGCTTTCGAGAGGATGGACTATTTTGCCCGAGCACAGAGGATGCTGGAACTGCAGGAGGCCCAAAATGCCagg ATGGAGATTGCTCAGAAGCATCCAGACATTTATGCCGTACCTGTGAAACTACAAAAGCCTGACCTCAACCGACCACAGCCAATAGG GTCCAGCTCGAGGCCGGAGCCCCAGACCCCGCCCTCCAAGATGGCGTACTCGGAGAACCGGCCGTACTACCacagcgaggaagaggaggagaactACCGGCGGCAACTGATGGACCAGACCAAGAGGGGCTACTACACCAGCCCGCAGAAATACCAAGACACTGAGCTGTAG
- the LOC133139925 gene encoding tight junction protein ZO-2-like isoform X6: MEETVWEQYTVTLQRDAKMGFGIAVSGGRDNPNVDNGETSIIVSDVLPGGPADGLLFENDRVVLVNAIPMDNVPHSFAVQQLRKCGKVAKITVKRPRKVVVQSLKRSVSQDEEEQVTSEYDDYDRRSAHSGSHHGDPGWNGGLGYPRERDRSLEKSGYLNPRDRDRDYDRDHDRDYERDRDYGRARGRSRDRDLSPEEDYPRRDGSRGRALDRQPSPERRYRGDSSRGRSPARDLSPARGSYGREPSYERRKYEHRPEPRPEPRPDPRLDDRGTRSHSRDRLQDRSPSPDRRTRDRDIDHEPLEKPVNVLLVKNRPNEEYGLRLGSQIFIKEMTSTGLAAKDGNLQEGDIILKINGTVTENLSLSDAGKLIEKSRGKLQLVVQRDRRQILIRIPPLADSDSEPEDLSEIESYHSYSPPEDRRSHHSDLSSHSSNERIRDKPRDGPASGLAKLVAVPPTFRAPDDHHSGQNEREEPRAEEPPAAVNATPKILLRPSPEDEEIYGPSTVMVSFQKGESVGLRLAGGNDVGIFIAGVQDGSPAEEEGLCTGDQIMKVNNVDFRGIVREEAVLFLLEIPKGDEVTILAQSKSDVYKDILTSGRGDSFFMRTHFEYDKETPQSLAFSRGEIFKVVDTLYDGKLGNWLAVRVGKDNQLLEKGIIPNKSRADQMANVQNSHKGAGTDRADFWRLRGQRAAKKKDLRKDLSAAPVSTRFPAYERVVLREAGFRRPVVLFGPIADAANEKLAADLPEEFVIAKTEPKDAGSEKSSGVVRLNTIRQIIEQDKHALLDVTPKAVDTLNYTQWYPIVIFFSPDSKQGVKAMRQRVLPGSNRSARKLYDQALKLRKSCSHLFTASIELNSANDAWYGSVKELIREQQAQAVWVSEGKLGSTEADLDLHDDRMSYLSAMSADYLSMDSRLASDYDDTADEGGACTDNELEETGEEPHVSAISRSSEPVLAEEILRRPSPDHRARIRNVGSRDGPPEPSPPPSFVPDPPKVKVASRDEAFRAGAQYDHSRGYDSHSSSPTSSSHPRSQDSYGSKPPPPPVALKPSYASRPRPASETPPPEQSLPPEPSPDDPSQRSFLGKVKAFERMDYFARAQRMLELQEAQNARMEIAQKHPDIYAVPVKLQKPDLNRPQPIGSSSRPEPQTPPSKMAYSENRPYYHSEEEEENYRRQLMDQTKRGYYTSPQKYQDTEL; encoded by the exons gacGCAAAGATGGGGTTTGGAATCGCTGTGTCGGGGGGGCGAGACAACCCCAACGTAGACAACGGAGAGACGTCGATCATCGTGTCAGACGTGCTCCCGGGAGGCCCGGCCGACGGACTGCTCTT TGAAAATGACCGGGTTGTGCTGGTCAATGCCATCCCCATGGACAACGTGCCTCACTCCTTTGCCGTTCAGCAGCTGAGGAAATGTGGAAAAGTAGCGAAGatt ACCGTGAAGAGGCCGCGGAAGGTCGTGGTCCAGTCCCTGAAGCGGTCGGTGTCGCAGGACGAGGAGGAGCAGGTGACCAGCGAGTACGACGACTACGACCGGCGGAGCGCTCACAGCGGCAGTCACCACGGCGACCCCGGCTGGAACGGGGGGCTGGGCTACCCCCGGGAGCGCGACCGCAGCCTGGAGAAGAGCGGCTACCTGAACCCGCGCGACCGCGACCGCGACTACGACCGCGACCACGACCGCGACTACGAGCGGGACCGTGACTACGGGCGCGCCCGGGGCAGGAGCCGGGACCGGGACCTCAGCCCCGAGGAGGACTACCCGCGGCGGGATGGCAGCAGGGGCCGGGCCCTGGACCGCCAGCCCAGCCCCGAGCGCCGTTACCGCGGCGACAGCAGCCGGGGGCGAAGCCCCGCCCGCGACCTCAGCCCCGCCCGCGGCAGCTACGGCCGGGAGCCCAGCTACGAGCGCCGCAAATACGAGCACCGGCCCGAACCACGCCCAGAACCGCGCCCCGACCCCCGCCTCGACGACAGGGGGACCAGGAGCCACAGCAGGGACCGTCTGCAGGACCGCTCGCCCTCCCCCGACCGCCGCACACGCGACCGCGACATCGACCACGAGCCGCTGGAGAAGCCCGTCAACGTCCTGCTGGTGAAGAACAGGCCCAACGAAG AGTACGGTCTTCGCCTGGGCAGCCAGATCTTCATCAAAGAGATGACGAGCACGGGCCTGGCTGCCAAGGACGGGAACCTGCAGGAAGGAGACATCATCCTGAAG ATTAACGGCACGGTGACGGAGAACCTGTCCCTGAGCGACGCGGGGAAGCTGATCGAGAAGTCCCGCGGGAAGCTGCAGTTGGTGGTGCAGCGGGACCGCCGGCAGATCCTGATCCGCATCCCGCCGCTCGCCGACAGCGACTCGGAGCCGGAAG ACCTTTCAGAGATCGAGTCGTACCACTCGTACTCCCCTCCCGAGGATCGGCGGTCACACCACTCCGATCTCTCCTCGCACTCGTCCAATGAGAGGATACGGGACAAGCCCAG GGATGGCCCTGCAAGCGGGTTGGCCAAGTTGGTTGCCGTGCCGCCCACCTTCAGAGCCCCTGACGACCACCACTCAGGCCAGAATGAGAGGGAGGAGCCACGTGCAGAGGAGCCACCAg CTGCCGTTAACGCCACCCCGAAAATCCTCCTGCGTCCCAGCCCAGAGGACGAGGAGATATACGG GCCCAGCACGGTGATGGTGAGCTTCCAGAAGGGCGAGAGCGTGGGCCTACGGCTGGCCGGGGGGAACGACGTGGGCATCTTCATCGCCGGCGTGCAGGACGGCAGCCCGGCCGAGGAGGAGGGCCTGTGCACCGGGGACCAGATCATGAAG GTGAACAACGTGGACTTCCGGGGCATTGTGCGAGAGGAGGCAGTCCTGTTCCTGCTGGAGATCCCTAAAGGAGATGAGGTCACTATACTGGCACAGAGCAAGTCTGATG TGTACAAGGACATCCTGACGTCAGGCCGGGGCGACTCGTTCTTCATGCGGACCCACTTTGAGTACGACAAGGAGACGCCCCAGAGCCTGGCCTTCTCCCGGGGGGAGATCTTCAAGGTGGTGGACACCCTGTACGACGGCAAGCTGGGGAACTGGCTGGCCGTACGCGTGGGGAAGGACAACCAGCTCCTGGAGAAGGGCATCATCCCCAACAAGAGCAG ggcggATCAGATGGCCAACGTGCAGAACTCGCACAAGGGCGCGGGGACGGACCGGGCGGATTTCTGGCGGCTGCGGGGGCAGAGAGCGGCGAAGAAGAAGGACCTGAGGAAGGACCTGAGCGCGGCCCCCGTCAGCACGCGCTTCCCCGCCTACGAGAGGGTGGTGCTGCGAGAGG CTGGCTTCAGGAGGCCTGTGGTTCTGTTCGGACCCATCGCAGACGCAGCCAATGAGAAGCTGGCTGCAGATCTCCCTGAGGAGTTTGTGATTGCCA agACGGAGCCTAAAGATGCCGGGTCAGAGAAGTCCTCGGGCGTGGTCAGGCTCAACACCATCAGGCAGATAATCGAGCAG GACAAGCACGCGCTTTTGGACGTGACGCCCAAGGCTGTGGACACGCTGAACTACACGCAGTGGTACCCCATCGTCATCTTCTTCAGCCCTGACAGCAAGCAGGGTGTGAAGGCCATGAGGCAGAGGGTGCTGCCCGGGTCCAACCGCAGCGCCCGCAAGCTGTATGACCAGGCGCTCAAACTGAGGAAGAGCTGCTCGCACCTCTTCACTG cgaGTATTGAGCTGAACTCGGCGAACGACGCGTGGTACGGCAGTGTGAAGGAGCTCATCAGGGAGCAGCAGGCCCAGGCTGTCTGGGTGTCAGAGGGAAAG CTGGGCTCGACTGAGGCCGACCTCGACCTCCACGACGATCGCATGTCCTACCTGTCGGCCATGAGCGCTGACTACCTGAGCATGGACAGCCGGCTCGCCAGCGACTACGACGACACGGCGGACGAGGGCGGGGCCTGCACCGACAACGAGCTGGAGGAGACCGGCGAGGAGCCCCACGTGTCCGCCATCAGCCGGTCCTCCGAGCCCGTCCTGGCCGAGGAG ATTTTGAGAAGGCCCAGCCCAGACCACAGGGCGAGAATCAGGAACGTGGGGAGCAGGGACGGGCCCCCTGAACCCAGCCCGCCCCCCTCTTTCGTCCCTGACCCTCCCAAG GTGAAGGTGGCGTCCCGGGATGAGGCGTTTCGGGCCGGAGCGCAATACGACCACAGCAGAGGCTACGACTCTCACTCCAGCAGTCCCACCAGCAGCTCCCACCCCCGCAGCCAGGACTCCTACGGCAGCAagcccccgcctccccccgtCGCCCTCAAACCCAGCTACGCGTCCCGCCCCAGGCCCGCCTCTGAGACGCCCCCGCCGGAGCAGAGCCTGCCCCCCGAGCCCAGCCCCGACGACCCCTCACAGAGGTCCTTCCTGGGAAAGGTCAAGGCTTTCGAGAGGATGGACTATTTTGCCCGAGCACAGAGGATGCTGGAACTGCAGGAGGCCCAAAATGCCagg ATGGAGATTGCTCAGAAGCATCCAGACATTTATGCCGTACCTGTGAAACTACAAAAGCCTGACCTCAACCGACCACAGCCAATAGG GTCCAGCTCGAGGCCGGAGCCCCAGACCCCGCCCTCCAAGATGGCGTACTCGGAGAACCGGCCGTACTACCacagcgaggaagaggaggagaactACCGGCGGCAACTGATGGACCAGACCAAGAGGGGCTACTACACCAGCCCGCAGAAATACCAAGACACTGAGCTGTAG